The Methanobrevibacter thaueri DNA window TTCTTTGGTCAATAAATACCAATCATCAGAATCATCTTCTAACTTTTTTATTTTAGGGATTAATACACCGAATTCTCGAAGAAAAGCAATTATCAAAGATCTTTGACCATTAATTGTAACATTTTTATTATTCCTTTGTCTACAATAATCAACAAATTGATTTAAATATTTATTTATCTTTGAATCTTTATTGTTTACATCAAATCTTATTTCCCTTATTCTCTCATTTCCATTTTCATCTGGAGGTAGTTTTTCTTTAGTTACAATATTTTGTTCATCAGTACAATCAGCAATAATTTCTCCAAGTGTTTTGTTAGTAGCTTCACAAAATTTAGTTAAAATATCAAAGTATTTTTCTGCAGTAGTTTCATTTCTTAAAGAATCAGAGATAAATAATTGATAATACTCATCATTTCTAACATCATATTCTTTATTCATGGAAGGTCCTCCTTTATCTAAAAATAATATTTATTTTAAAAGATATTTAAGATTTTCCTTCCTTCAAGTTAAGAATGGAAGAATTCCTCGAATTCCTCATCCTCCATAGGTTCCGGAGTTGATACGTTTTCATTATGCATAATGCTTGAAGCAAGGTCTCGGTATTCTTGCGCTTCTGCACTTTCAGGGTATTTTTCTACAACAGTCTTTGCATCTAATTCAGCATCTTGAATCAAATTACTTCTATGAATGGTGCCAATAACATGTGTTCCTATCTTTTCGGCAAAGTCGTTGACTATTTGCTCCTCATTATCCACATTCCTGCAGTTGCAGACAATACCGCTCAAGTTACCCTTAAGCTTCTTAACACCACGAACAATATTGTTTGCAGCATATAAAGCCATATATTCACCAGAAGTGACAATCAATACCTCATCAGCATATTTTTCACGCAAAGGCACTGAAAAACCGCCGCATACAACATCACCCAGCACGTCATATACTACAACATCCAAATCATCATCGAAAATGCCAAGCTGTTCAAGGTATTTCATGGCGACAATGACACCACGGCCGGCACATCCAACACCCGGCTCAGGTCCTCCGCTCTCTACGCATTGAATGTTCTTGAAACCTTGGAATACCAAATCTTCCTTTTCAGGGTTTCTATTGTCCCTTAATGTATTTACAACAGTTGGAATCCTCTTACCATATAATGTGCGTGTGGTGTCTGCCTTAGGATCGCATCCAATCACAAGACAGTTCAAATCGTCACTGCCCCATACGGCGGACAGGTTTGCCACAGTGGTACTCTTTCCAATTCCACCCTTTCCATAAATAGCTATTTTCTTAATCATCAATATTCCTCTCAACTAGTTTATAGACAAAATCATTTTCACGGACCTTTGTAGGCATTGCTATTGCAACGTTTGAGCCCTTTTCAACATAATCAACCGATTTTCCTTCAATCTGCATGGAATCGATTGTATGGGTGATTGAGCCTGTGGTTTGGCCCTGTATTATAATCTTATCGCCAATCCTCAAATCATCCCAAATCCTAAGTTCAGCAGCCTTGACCTTATTGTAATAGTTTACGACCTGGCCTATGTCCCTTTTGATGTATTTTGACTGGTTGTCCTCACTCCTCTCAAATGGAGTGTTGAAATAAAAGTTTGTGTCAAATCCACGGTTGAAGACGCTTGTCAGCTCTTCCATCCATTCCGGCTTTACATTATACTCATCGGGATTCTCGCTATAGCTGTCAATGGCCTCACGATAGATTCCTGTAACCATGGCACCATAATCGGCACTTCTGGCCCTTCCCTCAATCTTGAATGAGGCAACTCCACTTTTCATGAGCTCGGGAATGTGTTCAATCATGCACATGTCCTTTGGTGAGAAGAAGTTGGTTCTGTAGCTTGCGTCATCGCTTCCGGTGACTATGAATCTTTCATCCTCAACATCCGAAAAGTTAACTACGTTGTCCTCTCCCTCTTCATATGTCAATGTCCAGTTCTTGCGGCATGGCTGCAGGCAATCACCGCAATTGGCGCTTCTGCCGTACAATCCATAGCTTAAAAAGCAACGCCCTGAAATGGCCATGCAAATCGCTCCATGCACAAATATCTCAGTTTCGATTGGGGATTTGCTGGTGATTTCAGTGATTTCTGACAGGGACAGTTCCCTTGATAGTATTGCCCTTTTCGCCCCTAACTTCTTAAGGGTCTTAAGGGTGTAAGAATTAGTTACATTTTCCTGAACGCTGATATGGGCCTCAAGACCGTGGGAAACGGTATCCTCAATCAGTCCGATGTCTGATAAAATAAGTCCGTCGATTTCAGATGAGGCAATCATCTCCAGATTTGACTCCAGTTCACATGCAAGCTTTTCATTCAGGATAATGTTAGTGCCCAGATAGGTTTTAGCTCCATACTCCTTGGCTATTCTTGCCACTTCACCTAAATCATCCAAGGAAAAGTTTTTGGCATTGGCCCTCATGTTATAGTCTTCAAGGCCAAAGTAAACAGCATCCGCACCGTTCTCCAAAACGGCACGAAGTGAAATGAAATTTCCGGCTGGAGCTAACAGTTCAACCATAAGTATCTAAGGCTTGTAATAGGTTTCAGCTTCAAGACCTTCAGGAATCTCTGTAGGGTATTTCTCGTTTACGCAACCCAGACACAGGTTTTCCTCAGGCATTCCAATAGCCTTGACCAAAGCAGGCAATGTGATGTATCCTAAAGAGTCAACACCCAGCTGCTCTCTGATTTCCTCGGTTGAGTAATTGGCTGCAATCAGTTCCTTTTTGGTTGCCATTGCAACGCCGTAGTAACATGGTGAAATGACAGGAGGACAACCTACTAAAAAGTGGATTTCTGCCGGTTCTGCCTCTTTTACCAAATCAAGCAATTGCTTTGAAGTGGTTCCGCGAACAATACTGTCATCTATCAAAATAATCTTTTTGCCTTTGAGGACTTTCTTAATAGGATTTAACTTGAGCCTTACTGCAAGTTCCCTTTCTTCCTGGGTCGGCATGATGAATGTCCTTCCGACATACCTGTTCTTGATTAGACCTTCACCGTAAGGTATTCCGGAAGCCCTTGAGTATCCGATAGCGGCAGGAATTGAAGAGTCGGGAACTGGAATGACGACATCAGCGTCAATAGGGTAGAGCTCATGCAGCTGACGGCCAATGTTCATTCTGGTCTCATAAACGTTGACTCCGTCAATTGTACTGTCGGGTCTTGCGAAGTATACGTATTCGAACATACAATGTGAAAGTTTGCATTCGCCTGCACTTTCCAGCATATGGGATTTGATCTCATTGTCCTTAAAGTAAACGACTTCACCTGGTACAATGTCCCTAACGTATTCCGCATTGATTACGTCAAATGCAACGGTTTCGGATGCCAAAATAAATTCGTC harbors:
- the cfbC gene encoding Ni-sirohydrochlorin a,c-diamide reductive cyclase ATP-dependent reductase subunit, with the translated sequence MIKKIAIYGKGGIGKSTTVANLSAVWGSDDLNCLVIGCDPKADTTRTLYGKRIPTVVNTLRDNRNPEKEDLVFQGFKNIQCVESGGPEPGVGCAGRGVIVAMKYLEQLGIFDDDLDVVVYDVLGDVVCGGFSVPLREKYADEVLIVTSGEYMALYAANNIVRGVKKLKGNLSGIVCNCRNVDNEEQIVNDFAEKIGTHVIGTIHRSNLIQDAELDAKTVVEKYPESAEAQEYRDLASSIMHNENVSTPEPMEDEEFEEFFHS
- a CDS encoding peptidase U32 family protein, producing the protein MVELLAPAGNFISLRAVLENGADAVYFGLEDYNMRANAKNFSLDDLGEVARIAKEYGAKTYLGTNIILNEKLACELESNLEMIASSEIDGLILSDIGLIEDTVSHGLEAHISVQENVTNSYTLKTLKKLGAKRAILSRELSLSEITEITSKSPIETEIFVHGAICMAISGRCFLSYGLYGRSANCGDCLQPCRKNWTLTYEEGEDNVVNFSDVEDERFIVTGSDDASYRTNFFSPKDMCMIEHIPELMKSGVASFKIEGRARSADYGAMVTGIYREAIDSYSENPDEYNVKPEWMEELTSVFNRGFDTNFYFNTPFERSEDNQSKYIKRDIGQVVNYYNKVKAAELRIWDDLRIGDKIIIQGQTTGSITHTIDSMQIEGKSVDYVEKGSNVAIAMPTKVRENDFVYKLVERNIDD
- the purF gene encoding amidophosphoribosyltransferase — protein: MQGEMEDKCGIIGFHSEDQSKDVASLVYYSLYALQHRGQESAGIATFNTDTGLSFHCGMGLVTDVFSNEKIQSLPGHNAVGHVRYSTTGQSKIENSQPFVIDFGDGFIAMAHNGDIVNSGELKEELINEGFYFRSDSDSEVICYMLKKEHYDNDKDVLAAIEAVCDKLVGSYALTILVDGDLYGVRDPMGIKPLAVAKRDDEFILASETVAFDVINAEYVRDIVPGEVVYFKDNEIKSHMLESAGECKLSHCMFEYVYFARPDSTIDGVNVYETRMNIGRQLHELYPIDADVVIPVPDSSIPAAIGYSRASGIPYGEGLIKNRYVGRTFIMPTQEERELAVRLKLNPIKKVLKGKKIILIDDSIVRGTTSKQLLDLVKEAEPAEIHFLVGCPPVISPCYYGVAMATKKELIAANYSTEEIREQLGVDSLGYITLPALVKAIGMPEENLCLGCVNEKYPTEIPEGLEAETYYKP